In the Desulfuromonas sp. DDH964 genome, CGGCCGCTGAAATCGCTGAAGTCCTTCGGATGGGGGTTGACCATCAGCCCGCTCTTTGCGCTGTGGCATTTGAGGCAGATATCCCCGTCCGGGTGGCAGGCCTGGCAGGTCGCCAGGTTCTTGCGCGCTTCGCGGCTGTGCCGGCTCGACCATTCGTGCGACGGCAGCACCGAGTTCGGGTGGCAGGTCTGGCAGCTGTCCGCGGGAAAGGTCTCGTGCGGCGTCCCGGAAACGGTCAGGTCGCTCCAGCTGCGCCGGTGCGAGTCGAGGGCGAGGTCGGCCGGGGCGAACTGCTCGTGGCACTCGAGGCAGAAGTTCTGCTCGTGGCAGCTGCTGCACAACTGCGGGTCGGTGCGCGCGGCGATCGGGTGGGTGACGTGAAAGTCGCTGCGATGGACGTTGACCATGGCGTTGCCAAAGGCCCCCATCTCGTCGGCGCGCCCGGCGTCGCTGTGGCACTCGAGGCAGAAGTCCTGCTGGTGGCAGGCGCTGCAGTCGATGGCGCCATTCTTGGCGGCCGGACGGTGGTTGAAGGCCCAGACCGGGCCATGCGTCTTCAGCCCCGGAAAGGTAACTTCTTCGACAAAGGCTTTCTCGTGGCATTCGAGGCAGACCGTCTCGGCCGGCTTGATCGCTTCGGCCCCTTCGACGTGGCAGGTAGCGCAGGCGGCATCGTCGAGATAGGTCAGGTGA is a window encoding:
- a CDS encoding cytochrome C, with the translated sequence MIRSLLAILALATLWAAPALGAPFDHATHLTYLDDAACATCHVEGAEAIKPAETVCLECHEKAFVEEVTFPGLKTHGPVWAFNHRPAAKNGAIDCSACHQQDFCLECHSDAGRADEMGAFGNAMVNVHRSDFHVTHPIAARTDPQLCSSCHEQNFCLECHEQFAPADLALDSHRRSWSDLTVSGTPHETFPADSCQTCHPNSVLPSHEWSSRHSREARKNLATCQACHPDGDICLKCHSAKSGLMVNPHPKDFSDFSGRLDRASGGKTCRKCH